The following coding sequences are from one Sesamum indicum cultivar Zhongzhi No. 13 linkage group LG11, S_indicum_v1.0, whole genome shotgun sequence window:
- the LOC110012891 gene encoding uncharacterized protein LOC110012891: MLHRSAMLHRAITMMKLKLYLRMLYRHQRKRKRNQLKESSNRRVKPDTAPLTAPPPHRRYIFFQAESEMGEIYEDEPHVVQLYYAVKVVGPSYYESRNDLGEELPEIRPIFITECEYSCCFGFGSAIYTLGNCCCPQHMDDSDSCRERTFQCFSFAGDNAQERSWIALPRPSGLRFACAAASLNGRLYLFGTRNTQFGFVDVDSDNDYGDEEDEDEYEDEDEDEDARNPQEPWLKIFDPVAGRWAAPSVQPPLFPDSVSMESPMYAVGWPPNRILLSSLSTDHFPCKFGYNVIGNRWEHVYLESEDVSASVPDEALLVNDGTFYYVDGELGELCAYEIGSGASFAAPLEDTLAAKAEEGLLDLLHIDGDRFCFIWDEEHNTVHKLLHCMKFTVSKVVDTSAREALGVNGSLEITTEALGVNGSLEITTEALGVNDSLEITTEALEGSLEITVFSHKSFLVDNFISRGRANWLEGDWERINQVPFDSPMREMIRIGEPESTETIASMVDEIRRKMRQRG; encoded by the exons ATGCTCCACCGATCTGCAATGCTCCACCGAGCTATAACAATGATGAAACTGAAACTGTATCTGCGCATGCTCTATCGGCACCAACGCAAGCGCAAGCGTAATCAGTTGAAGGAGTCGAGTAACAGACGGGTGAAACCGGATACTGCTCCGCTTACTGCTCCGCCGCCGCACCGGAGATACATCTTCTTTCAGGCGGAATCGGAGATGGGGGAGATTTACGAGGACGAACCTCATGTGGTTCAGTTGTACTATGCTGTTAAAGTTGTTGGGCCTAGCTACTACGAGAGCAGAAATGATCTGGGTGAGGAGCTTCCGGAAATCAGACCCATCTTTATTACCGAGTGTGAGTATAGTTGTTGCTTTGGGTTTGGGTCTGCTATATACACGCTGGGGAATTGTTGTTGCCCGCAACACATGGACGACAGCGATTCCTGCAGAGAGAGGACCTTCCAGTGTTTCAGCTTCGCGGGGGATAATGCTCAAGAAAGGTCCTGGATCGCTCTCCCGAGGCCTTCTGGCCTTCGGTTCGCTTGCGCCGCGGCTTCTCTGAACGGGAGGTTGTATCTATTTGGAACGAGAAATACTCAGTTTGGTTTTGTGGATGTGGATAGTGATAATGATTATGGTGACGAAGAGGATGAGGATGAGTatgaggatgaggatgaggatgaggatgCCCGTAATCCCCAAGAGCCATGGCTCAAGATATTCGATCCAGTTGCGGGAAGGTGGGCGGCTCCTTCGGTTCAGCCACCGTTATTCCCAGATTCAGTGAGCATGGAAAGCCCCATGTATGCCGTGGGATGGCCTCCTAACAGGATACTTCTCAGCTCGCTCAGTACTGATCACTTTCCTTGTAAGTTTGGTTACAACGTCATAGGCAACCGATGGGAGCATGTCTATTTGGAGAGTGAAGACGTAAGCGCATCTGTGCCGGATGAGGCATTACTGGTGAATGATGGTACTTTCTACTATGTCGACGGCGAACTTGGGGAATTGTGTGCTTATGAAATTGGTTCAGGCGCCTCTTTCGCTGCGCCATTGGAAGATACTCTGGCGGCGAAAGCTGAAGAAGGCCTGCTGGATCTCTTGCACATTGACGGTGATAGATTCTGTTTCATCTGGGACGAAGAACATAACACGGTCCACAAACTTCTTCACTGCATGAAATTCACAGTCTCGAAGGTTGTGGACACTTCCGCGCGAGAAGCTCTCGGGGTGAATGGCTCACTCGAGATCACAACAGAAGCTCTCGGGGTGAATGGCTCACTCGAGATCACAACAGAAGCTCTCGGGGTGAATGACTCACTCGAGATCACAACAGAAGCTCTCGAGGGTTCACTCGAGATCACAGTATTCTCCCATAAATCCTTTCTTGTGGACAATTTCATTTCACGGGGAAGAGCGAATTGGTT GGAAGGAGATTGGGAGAGGATAAATCAAGTACCATTTGATTCCCCGATGCGGGAGATGATAAGAATTGGTGAACCTGAAAGCACTGAAACAATTGCAAGTATGGTGGATGAAATAAGAAGGAAAATGAGACAACGGGGATAG
- the LOC105173270 gene encoding uncharacterized protein LOC105173270 codes for MNVETGGVEDDEINNETEAGGVGIFEENVEFLDSENDIGIASGSNNVEEDNSENESIDMVASENDLDEHTQSDDEENGPNFVVYNPNQMYDPALELRMIFSSKKEFKKAMQSHAIKNKRNVKFTKNDSFRVYAVCSREGCEWKIHATKLKNEHTFQVNLYKDEHTCPQVFKVKNVKTSWLSERYLQEFKSDPKRCVTGWRVDIMNELRCHVSRDQAYRAKREALTKLEGSPEYQFTKLWDYAEELRKTNLGSTVVLGINDENGQNRFEKFYVCFSALKQGFLGGCRPVICVDGCHLKGPHKGILLTTVGVDPNNNLYPIAYLVIQRESTNTWEWFLTVLKHDVCIQRDSEYTFMSNKQKGLIQAFQSVFPNTAHRFCVRHLHNNFKNVGFRALAYKNAMWKAVRASTVRDFKLRMEEIKKLDEKAFDWLKEKPPSEWSKSHFTELPKCDMLLNNYCESFNPNILDARDKSILTMLEWIREYLMQKL; via the coding sequence ATGAATGTTGAAACAGGGGGTGTGGAGGATGATGAAATTAACAATGAAACTGAGGCAGGGGGTGTGGgtatatttgaagaaaatgtgGAGTTTTTAGACAGTGAAAATGATATAGGTATTGCCAGTGGGTCAAATAATGTTGAGGAAGACAACTCTGAAAATGAATCAATTGATATGGTGGCTAGTGAGAATGATCTCGATGAACATACACAGTCAGATGATGAGGAGAATGGGCCTAATTTTGTTGTATACAATCCAAATCAAATGTATGATCCTGCACTTGAGTTGAGAATGATTTTTAGTTCTAAGAAAGAGTTCAAAAAAGCAATGCAATcacatgcaataaaaaataagagaaatgtCAAATTCACTAAGAATGATTCCTTCAGGGTCTATGCTGTGTGTTCTAGGGAGGGATGTGAGTGGAAAATACATGCGACAAAGTTGAAAAATGAACATACTTTCCAAGTTAATCTGTACAAGGATGAGCACACATGCCCACAAGTattcaaagtaaaaaatgtgaaaactaGTTGGCTAAGTGAAAGATATCTTCAGGAGTTCAAGTCTGATCCAAAAAGATGTGTAACAGGGTGGAGGGTAGACATCATGAATGAGCTTAGATGTCATGTGTCTAGAGATCAAGCATACAGAGCCAAGAGAGAAGCTTTAACGAAACTAGAAGGAAGCCCAGAGTATCAATTCACTAAATTGTGGGATTATGCAGAGGAGCTTAGGAAAACTAACCTTGGTTCAACTGTCGTATTGGGgattaatgatgaaaatgggcagaacagatttgaaaaattctatgtTTGTTTCAGTGCTTTGAAGCAGGGGTTTTTGGGAGGTTGTAGGCCTGTTATATGTGTAGATGGTTGTCATTTGAAGGGACCTCATAAGGGAATATTGCTAACTACTGTGGGGGTGGACcctaataataacttgtaCCCCATTGCATATCTTGTGATCCAGAGGGAGTCTACAAACACATGGGAATGGTTCTTAACGGTGCTGAAACATGATGTGTGTATTCAGAGGGACAGTGAATACACTTTTATGTCAAACAAACAGAAAGGACTCATACAGGCTTTTCAAAGTGTCTTTCCTAATACTGCACATAGGTTTTGTGTAAGACATTTACacaataatttcaagaatgtgGGTTTTAGAGCTCTTGCATATAAAAATGCAATGTGGAAGGCAGTAAGAGCAAGCACGGTGAGGGATTTTAAACTAAGAATGGAAGAGATTAAGAAGTTAGATGAGAAAGCTTTTGATTGGTTGAAGGAGAAGCCCCCAAGTGAGTGGAGTAAGTCACATTTTACCGAATTGCCAAAATGTGATATGTtgcttaataattattgtgaaaGCTTCAATCCAAACATATTGGATGCAAGAGATAAGTCTATTCTTACAATGCTAGAATGGATAAGGGAATATCTAATGcaaaaattgtaa